One genomic segment of Ignavibacteriota bacterium includes these proteins:
- a CDS encoding AraC family transcriptional regulator has translation MIIFSLDLILNSLAVTGEIRKTPILIGLMQTFPYLYGPALYLYVCFITHGIKKFSIKYLIHFLPFLLVQIYAIFFFYFEPTSYQLNLVYVENKLPWHVLFISYLTPIYGAYYLVRAIYEVYKFNKKLKENFSSIDKNNLSWINFLITGAVILWITAISLTTIQLIFDNEFKPELGSYLAISIFIYAIAYKSLQQPELKNETLQNEFTKSENSEPYRKSGLKEDEANKYLKQLLTIMDEQKPFKNEKLSLLDLASLVGVSTHNLSEIINTKLEQNFYDFVNSYRVEEVKKLISNDKEGKYNLLAHGFEAGFSSKSAYYSAFKKFTNMTPSQFRSKL, from the coding sequence ATGATAATCTTTTCATTGGATTTAATTTTAAACTCTCTTGCTGTAACTGGTGAGATCAGAAAAACTCCAATTCTGATTGGGTTAATGCAGACATTTCCATATTTATATGGACCAGCACTTTATTTGTATGTTTGTTTTATTACACATGGAATTAAAAAGTTCAGCATAAAATATTTAATTCATTTTCTTCCGTTTTTATTAGTACAAATTTATGCAATATTCTTTTTCTATTTTGAACCGACATCATATCAACTGAATTTAGTTTATGTAGAAAATAAATTGCCTTGGCACGTTTTATTTATTTCATATTTAACCCCAATATATGGAGCGTATTATTTGGTTCGTGCAATTTATGAAGTTTATAAATTCAATAAAAAACTGAAAGAAAACTTTTCAAGTATTGATAAAAATAATTTATCTTGGATAAATTTTTTAATAACCGGTGCAGTTATTTTGTGGATTACAGCAATAAGTTTAACCACAATTCAATTAATATTTGATAATGAGTTTAAACCTGAGCTGGGAAGTTATTTAGCAATTTCAATTTTTATTTATGCAATTGCATATAAAAGTCTGCAGCAGCCCGAACTGAAAAACGAGACCCTCCAAAATGAATTTACAAAATCTGAAAATAGTGAGCCATACAGAAAAAGTGGATTAAAAGAAGACGAAGCGAATAAATATTTAAAACAGCTTTTAACAATTATGGATGAGCAGAAACCATTTAAAAATGAAAAACTAAGTTTACTTGATTTAGCGAGTTTGGTTGGAGTTTCAACACACAATCTTTCAGAAATTATTAATACAAAATTAGAACAAAATTTTTATGACTTCGTAAATAGTTATAGAGTTGAAGAAGTAAAGAAATTAATTTCTAATGATAAAGAAGGAAAATACAATTTACTTGCTCACGGATTTGAAGCGGGATTTTCATCTAAATCAGCATATTATTCAGCTTTTAAAAAATTTACTAATATGACTCCATCTCAGTTTCGCAGTAAATTGTAG
- a CDS encoding TonB-dependent receptor, with protein MYKLLFLIFFISISISAQNKPTGNLEGTVLDQSNKSKLIGVNIFIQENEIGTITNIDGKYKISNLPVGTYTINFTYVGYKKITKTDVIIRSDRTTYLNIEMFSSTIELENVVVESGFFTEVENKPIGTVNFSSEEIRRAPGSAGDVSRIIYGLPSLAKVNDSRNSLIVRGGSPIENSFFIDNIEIPNINHFPVEGSSDGPIGILNVDFIEDVNFYSGGFSPIYGDKLSSIMEIRFREGAKDKIQSQLNLSMQGIGGGIEGPIFDKGSYLFSGSISYLDLIIDESETGGAIPHYGDAQTKIVYNLNEKNKLTLLDVFSWDQINLEYENALGTDLTNVYGKTDGVTNSAGLNWQFVWGKSGYSNTSISHTYFGYKRDYSETKSKNHLFTNNSAENNIRIRNVNYFKQNNFNKFEFGFEGKYNFSKFDVLYEAWEDNYGNPTPRLYINKKFGTTKFAIFAQHQLKFSENLNFEYGVRADFFEYNDHLNFSPRLSISYNLNNGINLSASAGIFTQEIPENFLIQNDEFINLKTPISNHLIFGISKMLGESTKLSVEAYYKSYKNFPIDPTQPNMFLFDQSMIDGIFLNHENLVDKGEAFSRGIEIMMQKKLASDFYGMTSISYSKTRYKDLENTWRDRIYDNVFNFNIEGGYIPNDEWEFKLRWIYAGGAPYTPFDIEKSAELNRGIWDTENINEKRLPDYHSLNIRVDKRFYFSGSSLIIYLSVWNAYGRENIAFYDWNEQTKKVTAQNQWSTMPVLGIDYKF; from the coding sequence ATGTACAAATTACTTTTTCTGATTTTTTTTATTTCAATTTCAATCTCGGCACAAAATAAACCTACCGGAAATTTGGAAGGAACTGTTCTTGATCAAAGCAACAAATCCAAATTAATTGGTGTAAATATTTTTATACAAGAAAATGAAATTGGTACCATAACAAATATTGATGGAAAATATAAAATCTCTAATCTTCCCGTTGGAACTTATACAATTAATTTCACTTACGTTGGTTACAAAAAAATTACAAAAACCGATGTCATAATTCGTTCCGATAGGACAACTTATTTAAATATAGAAATGTTTTCTTCAACTATTGAATTGGAAAATGTTGTTGTGGAAAGCGGGTTTTTTACAGAAGTTGAAAATAAACCAATCGGAACTGTAAATTTTTCTTCGGAAGAAATTCGACGTGCGCCCGGTTCTGCCGGAGATGTAAGCAGAATAATTTATGGTTTACCATCACTTGCAAAAGTTAACGATTCGCGAAACAGCTTAATTGTCCGCGGCGGAAGTCCAATAGAAAATAGTTTTTTTATAGATAATATTGAAATTCCCAACATAAATCATTTTCCCGTTGAAGGTTCTTCCGATGGACCAATAGGAATTTTAAATGTTGATTTTATTGAAGATGTAAATTTTTACTCGGGTGGATTTTCTCCAATTTACGGAGATAAACTTTCTTCAATTATGGAAATCAGATTTCGCGAAGGCGCAAAGGATAAAATTCAATCGCAATTAAATTTAAGTATGCAAGGAATTGGCGGAGGAATTGAAGGACCTATTTTTGATAAAGGCTCTTACTTGTTTTCCGGAAGCATTTCTTATTTGGATTTGATAATTGATGAAAGTGAAACCGGCGGAGCAATTCCCCATTACGGAGATGCGCAGACAAAAATTGTTTATAATTTAAATGAAAAAAATAAGCTCACTTTGCTTGATGTTTTTTCTTGGGATCAAATTAATTTGGAATATGAAAATGCGCTCGGCACAGATTTAACAAACGTTTACGGAAAAACGGATGGAGTTACAAACTCAGCCGGATTGAACTGGCAATTTGTTTGGGGAAAAAGCGGTTATTCAAATACTTCTATTTCGCACACTTATTTTGGTTACAAAAGAGATTATTCGGAAACAAAATCTAAAAATCATTTATTCACAAATAATTCTGCGGAAAATAATATTCGCATAAGAAATGTTAATTATTTCAAGCAGAATAATTTTAACAAATTCGAATTTGGTTTTGAAGGAAAATATAATTTCAGCAAGTTTGATGTTCTTTACGAAGCTTGGGAAGACAATTACGGAAACCCAACTCCACGGTTGTATATTAATAAAAAGTTTGGAACAACCAAATTCGCAATTTTTGCACAGCATCAATTAAAATTTTCTGAAAATTTAAATTTTGAATACGGAGTAAGAGCAGATTTTTTTGAGTATAACGATCATTTAAATTTTTCTCCGCGGTTATCAATTTCATATAATTTAAATAATGGAATAAATCTTTCTGCAAGTGCGGGAATTTTTACTCAAGAAATTCCGGAAAATTTTCTCATTCAAAATGATGAATTTATAAATTTAAAAACGCCGATTTCAAATCATCTAATATTTGGAATTAGTAAAATGCTTGGCGAATCAACAAAATTAAGTGTTGAAGCTTATTACAAATCTTATAAAAATTTTCCAATTGATCCAACTCAGCCGAATATGTTTTTGTTTGATCAATCAATGATTGACGGAATATTTTTAAATCATGAAAATTTGGTTGATAAAGGAGAAGCTTTTTCGCGCGGAATTGAAATAATGATGCAGAAAAAATTAGCTTCGGATTTTTACGGAATGACAAGTATTTCATATTCCAAAACAAGATATAAAGATTTAGAAAATACTTGGCGCGATAGAATTTACGATAATGTTTTTAATTTTAATATTGAAGGCGGTTACATTCCGAATGATGAATGGGAATTTAAACTTCGCTGGATTTACGCTGGCGGTGCACCTTATACTCCTTTTGATATTGAAAAATCTGCAGAATTAAACAGAGGAATTTGGGATACGGAAAATATTAATGAAAAAAGATTACCGGATTATCATTCGTTAAATATTAGAGTTGATAAAAGATTTTATTTTTCCGGTTCAAGTTTAATAATTTATCTTAGTGTTTGGAATGCATACGGCAGAGAAAATATTGCGTTTTATGATTGGAATGAACAAACAAAAAAAGTTACTGCGCAAAATCAATGGAGCACTATGCCTGTTTTGGGAATAGACTATAAATTTTAG
- a CDS encoding transposase — MIKSRKANRYKLYDYSTPGYYFVTICVENMNCVLEKVENEKVILNLLGDLVERFWKNIPKIYGLIEIDEFIIMPNHIHGIIIINVGDANLASQNIINGNAKFAFPTNSDDRTKMLLSKVIQQFKRVCTIEIRKTNLKNFKWQKSFYDRIIRNENELYNIRKYIKYNTLKWKIPNFN; from the coding sequence ATGATAAAAAGTAGAAAAGCTAATCGATATAAACTTTATGATTATTCTACTCCGGGTTATTATTTTGTTACGATTTGTGTTGAAAACATGAATTGTGTTTTGGAAAAAGTTGAAAATGAAAAAGTAATTTTAAATTTATTAGGTGATTTAGTTGAACGGTTCTGGAAAAATATACCTAAAATTTATGGCTTAATAGAAATTGATGAATTTATAATTATGCCCAATCATATTCATGGAATAATAATCATTAACGTAGGGGATGCAAATCTTGCATCCCAAAATATTATTAACGGGAACGCAAAATTTGCGTTCCCTACAAATAGTGATGACCGAACAAAAATGCTTCTTTCAAAAGTAATTCAACAATTTAAAAGAGTTTGCACAATTGAAATTCGTAAAACCAATTTAAAGAATTTTAAATGGCAAAAATCATTTTACGATAGAATAATTCGTAACGAAAATGAATTATATAATATTAGAAAATATATAAAATACAATACGCTAAAATGGAAAATTCCAAATTTTAATTAG
- a CDS encoding SMP-30/gluconolactonase/LRE family protein, protein MNNQKFSFLIAILILVSSQLLFSQIEKVAEGFQFTEGPVWKDGAILFSDIPANKIYKWNEKDGLSTFLDPSGNSNGLAICKDGNLILAQHGKRRMAKLLNDGKEISLADNFYGNKLNSPNDLAVKSDGSIFFTDPPYGIKSEEEELGYYGIFRLSKNGKLKLLDNSLHRPNGIAFSPDEKLLYVTNSGSNEVYVWDVKDSTITNKRLFANMQPDGFGDGMKVDKNGRLFIAATKGIWIYESNGTLLESFEVPGQTTNCAFGDEDGKTLYITSGNAVYKYRSKLTTYEK, encoded by the coding sequence ATGAATAATCAAAAATTTTCTTTTTTAATTGCAATATTAATTCTCGTTTCATCTCAATTATTATTTTCTCAAATTGAAAAAGTTGCGGAAGGATTTCAATTTACCGAAGGTCCCGTTTGGAAAGACGGCGCAATTCTATTTAGTGATATTCCGGCAAACAAAATTTATAAATGGAATGAGAAAGACGGACTTTCAACTTTTCTTGATCCTTCGGGAAATTCAAACGGATTAGCTATTTGCAAAGATGGAAATTTAATTTTAGCTCAGCATGGAAAAAGAAGAATGGCAAAATTATTAAACGATGGAAAAGAAATTTCTCTCGCAGATAATTTTTACGGAAACAAATTAAATTCACCAAATGATCTCGCCGTAAAATCCGATGGTTCTATTTTCTTTACCGATCCTCCTTATGGAATTAAATCCGAAGAAGAAGAATTGGGTTATTATGGAATATTTAGATTATCAAAAAACGGAAAATTAAAATTATTGGATAATTCGCTTCATCGCCCGAATGGTATTGCGTTTTCGCCCGATGAAAAACTTTTATACGTTACAAACTCGGGAAGTAATGAAGTTTACGTTTGGGATGTAAAAGATTCAACAATTACAAATAAAAGACTTTTTGCAAATATGCAGCCGGATGGATTTGGCGATGGAATGAAGGTTGATAAAAACGGAAGATTGTTTATTGCCGCAACAAAAGGAATTTGGATTTACGAAAGTAACGGAACTTTATTAGAATCTTTTGAAGTTCCCGGACAAACCACAAACTGCGCTTTTGGTGATGAAGACGGAAAAACTTTATACATCACTTCGGGAAACGCCGTTTATAAATATCGCTCAAAATTAACAACTTATGAAAAGTAA